A region of Streptomyces cinnamoneus DNA encodes the following proteins:
- a CDS encoding helix-turn-helix transcriptional regulator, producing the protein MRENADSARECAGRGGPGCPRHVQDLEPLSRLVEDLVGRASAGHPAAALVAPLEYSVAVQKGALEAIKSALAQAGGSGTGRRRDAPVTALDGARRAGPALREAVAACREELLVAQPVGRRPRGGWADLGPPGAGPQLRHGVAVRYLRGASPVGAADGQADDVRQALAAGAEVRVAGLLLERLVVCDRTIAFLPAHDEDCGPCLEVRHPALVRHLALAFDTAWRAARPVAAADGAPERPRDELRHAVLRMMVEGHTDEVIARRLGVSPRTVAAHVRREAVSLGSRSRAQLGYLLARSGMRLSP; encoded by the coding sequence ATGCGTGAGAACGCGGACAGCGCGCGGGAATGCGCCGGGCGAGGGGGTCCGGGCTGTCCCCGTCACGTCCAGGACCTGGAACCGCTGTCCCGGCTGGTCGAGGACCTCGTGGGCCGGGCGTCCGCCGGGCACCCCGCGGCGGCCCTGGTCGCCCCCCTCGAGTACTCCGTCGCCGTGCAGAAGGGCGCGCTCGAAGCGATCAAGTCCGCCCTGGCCCAGGCCGGCGGGAGCGGTACGGGACGCCGGCGGGACGCGCCGGTCACGGCCCTCGACGGCGCCCGGCGCGCCGGCCCCGCGCTCCGGGAGGCCGTGGCCGCGTGCCGGGAGGAACTGCTGGTCGCCCAGCCCGTCGGCCGCCGGCCGCGCGGCGGATGGGCGGACCTCGGCCCGCCGGGGGCCGGCCCCCAGCTCCGGCACGGTGTCGCGGTGCGCTACCTGCGGGGGGCCTCCCCGGTCGGCGCGGCCGACGGGCAGGCGGATGACGTACGGCAGGCGCTCGCCGCCGGCGCCGAGGTCCGGGTCGCCGGGCTGCTGCTCGAACGGCTGGTCGTCTGTGACCGTACGATCGCCTTCCTGCCCGCCCACGACGAGGACTGCGGCCCCTGCCTGGAGGTCCGCCACCCGGCGCTGGTCCGGCACCTGGCGCTCGCCTTCGACACGGCCTGGCGCGCCGCCCGGCCCGTCGCCGCCGCGGACGGCGCACCGGAACGGCCCCGCGACGAGCTCCGGCACGCCGTCCTGCGCATGATGGTGGAGGGCCACACCGACGAGGTCATCGCCCGCAGGCTGGGCGTGAGCCCCCGCACCGTCGCCGCCCACGTCCGCCGCGAGGCCGTGAGCCTGGGCAGCCGCAGCCGCGCCCAACTCGGCTATCTGCTCGCGCGGTCGGGCATGCGCCTGTCGCCCTGA
- a CDS encoding Lrp/AsnC family transcriptional regulator — protein MDSIDRMILRELQSEGRLPNAELADRVGLTPSPCLRRVRQLEADGVIRRYAAVVDPARIGRSFEVFVCVELQKEDRATITAFEDRVRELRDVVEAYRLFGGQDYLLRIAVADISAYEHCYTNELATLPGVARLTSHLAMKAVVAERPRPVDG, from the coding sequence ATGGACAGCATCGACCGCATGATATTGCGCGAGCTCCAGAGCGAGGGCCGGCTGCCCAACGCCGAGCTGGCGGACCGTGTGGGGCTCACCCCCTCCCCCTGTCTGCGGAGGGTGCGGCAGCTGGAGGCCGACGGCGTCATCCGGCGCTACGCGGCGGTGGTCGACCCGGCGAGGATCGGCCGCAGCTTCGAGGTGTTCGTGTGCGTCGAGTTGCAGAAGGAGGACCGGGCCACGATCACCGCCTTCGAGGACCGGGTGCGGGAGCTGCGCGACGTCGTCGAGGCGTACCGGCTGTTCGGCGGGCAGGACTACCTGCTGCGGATCGCGGTCGCGGACATCAGCGCCTACGAGCACTGCTACACCAACGAGCTGGCCACGTTGCCGGGAGTGGCCCGGCTGACCTCCCACCTCGCGATGAAGGCGGTCGTGGCGGAACGGCCGCGTCCGGTCGACGGCTGA
- a CDS encoding LysE family translocator produces MPIEAFLSFVAVDLALVFVPGPDWLYVIARGLGQGRRMALIAVAGLLLGYLTHTVLAVAGLAALIAANPATLDVLRYCGAVYLVYLGVRLLMAARGSADEAHSAPVHSALTVLRQSALTSLLNPKGLLVYLSLLPQFIREGSDLPETAQMALMGITHVLLCGLVYGAVAFGTGGAGDRFATRPNTARRLNNVAGVLLLAIAGVTGLSGVVSW; encoded by the coding sequence TTGCCGATCGAGGCCTTTCTGTCATTCGTCGCGGTGGACCTCGCCCTGGTCTTCGTCCCCGGCCCCGACTGGCTTTATGTCATCGCCCGCGGGCTGGGGCAGGGGCGGCGGATGGCACTGATCGCCGTCGCCGGGCTCCTGCTCGGCTATCTGACCCACACGGTCCTGGCCGTCGCCGGACTGGCCGCGCTCATCGCGGCCAACCCGGCCACGCTCGACGTGCTGCGCTACTGCGGCGCCGTCTACCTGGTATATCTCGGCGTGCGCCTGCTCATGGCCGCACGCGGCAGCGCCGACGAGGCCCACTCTGCACCCGTGCACAGCGCGCTGACCGTACTCCGGCAGAGCGCGCTGACCAGCCTGCTCAACCCCAAGGGACTGCTCGTCTATTTGTCGCTGCTCCCGCAATTCATCAGGGAGGGATCGGACCTTCCGGAAACCGCGCAGATGGCCCTCATGGGCATTACGCACGTACTGCTCTGCGGACTGGTCTACGGCGCAGTCGCCTTCGGTACGGGAGGTGCCGGCGACCGTTTCGCCACCCGGCCGAATACGGCCAGACGGCTGAACAACGTCGCCGGCGTCCTGCTTCTCGCGATCGCGGGGGTGACCGGGCTGTCGGGCGTCGTCAGCTGGTGA
- a CDS encoding thioesterase family protein produces MGGERSGARAAGSYFERTGPDTYAPTSHTQGPWNPEHQHAGPTVALTTRAVEHCLATSGGDPLDVGRITCEILAPLTLAPMTVRARLERPGKRVRLVRAELGQRGRTVLTASAWAVAHAPGDLPVRSAPAAVPHRPPEGLPSVDPTRRPEWDCGFMASVEWRFADGGFGRPGPAAVWARPRIPLLAGEAVSPLQRLLLTADSANGVSAELPIDRWLSISPELTVHVARLPRGPWLCLDAETSAGPGETGLATGRLWDGEGLVARSAQCLLLAPQSR; encoded by the coding sequence ATGGGCGGGGAGCGGTCGGGGGCCCGGGCGGCGGGGAGCTACTTCGAACGGACCGGCCCGGACACCTACGCGCCGACCTCCCACACCCAGGGCCCCTGGAACCCGGAGCACCAGCACGCGGGGCCCACGGTCGCCCTGACGACGCGGGCCGTCGAGCACTGCCTCGCCACGAGCGGCGGCGACCCCCTGGACGTCGGCCGGATCACCTGCGAGATCCTCGCTCCCCTCACGCTCGCCCCCATGACGGTCCGGGCCCGCCTGGAACGGCCGGGCAAGCGGGTGCGGCTCGTGAGGGCCGAACTGGGCCAGCGGGGGCGGACGGTGCTCACCGCCTCGGCCTGGGCGGTGGCGCACGCCCCCGGCGACCTGCCGGTGCGCAGCGCGCCGGCCGCGGTGCCGCACCGCCCGCCGGAGGGGCTGCCCTCGGTGGATCCGACGCGGCGCCCGGAGTGGGACTGCGGCTTCATGGCGTCGGTGGAATGGCGCTTCGCCGACGGCGGGTTCGGCCGGCCGGGCCCGGCCGCCGTGTGGGCGCGTCCGAGGATTCCGCTGCTCGCGGGCGAGGCGGTGTCGCCCCTCCAGCGGCTCCTGCTGACCGCCGACTCCGCCAACGGGGTCAGCGCCGAACTGCCCATCGACCGCTGGCTTTCCATCTCCCCCGAGCTGACCGTGCACGTCGCGCGGCTCCCGCGGGGCCCCTGGCTCTGTCTGGACGCGGAGACGAGCGCGGGCCCGGGCGAGACGGGGCTGGCCACCGGGCGGCTGTGGGACGGCGAGGGGCTGGTGGCGCGCTCGGCGCAGTGCCTGCTGCTCGCCCCGCAGTCGCGGTGA
- a CDS encoding helix-turn-helix domain-containing protein has product MGGRMLEPGEATDDDVVLSWEGRPVVAVRLPALSESLERILADLERRHGLPLAELDRGAKQSVVRNLEARGAFALRHGVETVASALGVSRFTIYNYLNREGNA; this is encoded by the coding sequence ATGGGCGGCCGGATGCTGGAGCCCGGGGAGGCGACGGACGACGACGTCGTGCTCTCGTGGGAGGGCCGCCCGGTCGTGGCCGTCCGCCTGCCCGCCCTCTCCGAATCGCTGGAGCGCATCCTCGCCGACCTGGAGCGCCGCCACGGCCTGCCGCTGGCCGAACTGGACCGCGGGGCCAAGCAGTCGGTCGTGCGCAACCTGGAGGCGCGTGGCGCGTTCGCGCTCCGGCACGGCGTGGAGACGGTCGCCTCGGCGCTGGGGGTGAGCCGCTTCACGATCTACAACTACCTGAACAGGGAAGGGAACGCGTAG
- the uraD gene encoding 2-oxo-4-hydroxy-4-carboxy-5-ureidoimidazoline decarboxylase produces MTASSTPGLARFNAAGGDEARAALHRICTSTAWAAEVLAHRPYPDAEALLAASDTAVARMGAADLAEAMAGHPPIGRPAPDDPVSAREQRGMADAPADLRARMRELNLAYQEKFGHVFLVCATGLTARQLYDAARNRLDNPPEREQEIVRGELAGINRIRLARLVVQTAEEGADRP; encoded by the coding sequence GTGACTGCGAGTTCCACGCCGGGTCTCGCCCGGTTCAACGCGGCCGGGGGCGACGAGGCCCGCGCCGCACTCCACCGGATCTGCACCAGCACCGCCTGGGCCGCCGAAGTCCTCGCCCACCGCCCGTACCCCGACGCCGAGGCGTTGCTGGCCGCCAGCGACACCGCCGTCGCCCGCATGGGCGCGGCGGACCTGGCCGAGGCGATGGCGGGACACCCGCCGATCGGGCGGCCCGCGCCGGACGACCCGGTCTCCGCCCGCGAACAGCGCGGCATGGCGGACGCCCCCGCCGACCTGCGCGCCCGGATGCGCGAACTCAACCTCGCCTACCAGGAGAAGTTCGGGCACGTCTTCCTTGTCTGCGCCACGGGCCTGACGGCCCGGCAGCTGTATGACGCCGCCCGTAACAGGCTGGACAACCCGCCGGAACGCGAACAGGAGATCGTTCGTGGGGAGCTGGCCGGGATCAACCGCATCCGGCTGGCCCGGCTCGTCGTCCAGACCGCGGAGGAAGGAGCGGACCGGCCGTGA
- the uraH gene encoding hydroxyisourate hydrolase, with translation MSTEPAVAAGAASVSTHLLDTAAGRPAAGVAVELSAAADDGEWTVLGAARTDADGRCTGLPALPGRAARARLRFDVEPYLSRRPQGAAFFPEVTVTFAVAAGEHHHVPLLLSPFGYSVYRGS, from the coding sequence GTGAGCACCGAGCCCGCCGTCGCAGCCGGCGCCGCCTCCGTGTCCACTCACCTCCTCGACACCGCCGCGGGCCGCCCGGCCGCAGGCGTCGCCGTCGAGCTGTCGGCCGCCGCGGACGACGGCGAGTGGACGGTCCTCGGGGCGGCGCGGACCGACGCCGACGGGCGCTGCACGGGCCTTCCGGCCCTGCCCGGCCGGGCGGCCCGCGCACGGCTGCGCTTCGACGTCGAGCCCTATCTGTCCCGCCGTCCGCAGGGCGCGGCCTTCTTCCCGGAGGTGACGGTCACCTTCGCCGTCGCAGCCGGCGAGCACCACCACGTGCCGCTGCTGCTCAGCCCGTTCGGGTACTCCGTCTACCGAGGGAGCTAG
- the pucL gene encoding factor-independent urate hydroxylase: MTLGQNQYGKAQNHVVRIVRDGITHHIKDLTVSVALSGDMADVHLRGCNAKVLTTDATKNTVFAFAKEHGVESAERFGMHLARHFVASQEAVTSARVRIEEHAWERIEAPGGKPHSFVRAGRETRTAQITHDGEGWQILSGLKDLVVLNSTDSEFRGYVRDRYTTLPETTDRILATEVNARWRHAGTGGEPGGEAVRWDHSYATVRDHLLHAFAETYSRSLQETLYAMGSRVIDRCPGIDEIRLSLPNKHHFLVDLTPFGLENDNEVYHAADRPYGLIEATVLRDGAEAAIPVDLTNL, encoded by the coding sequence GTGACGCTCGGCCAGAACCAGTACGGCAAGGCCCAGAACCACGTGGTCAGAATCGTCCGCGACGGCATCACCCACCACATCAAGGACCTCACCGTCTCGGTCGCCCTCTCCGGCGACATGGCGGACGTGCACCTCCGGGGATGCAACGCCAAGGTCCTGACGACCGACGCCACCAAGAACACCGTCTTCGCCTTCGCCAAGGAGCACGGGGTCGAATCGGCCGAGCGGTTCGGCATGCACCTGGCCCGCCACTTCGTCGCCAGCCAGGAGGCCGTCACCTCCGCCCGCGTCCGCATCGAGGAACACGCCTGGGAACGCATCGAGGCTCCCGGCGGCAAGCCGCACTCCTTCGTGCGCGCCGGCCGGGAGACCCGCACCGCGCAGATCACCCACGACGGCGAGGGCTGGCAGATCCTCTCCGGGCTCAAGGACCTCGTCGTGCTGAACTCCACCGACTCGGAGTTCCGCGGCTACGTCCGGGACCGCTACACCACCCTCCCCGAGACCACCGACCGCATCCTCGCCACCGAGGTGAACGCCCGCTGGCGCCACGCGGGAACGGGCGGGGAACCCGGGGGCGAGGCCGTGCGCTGGGACCACTCCTACGCGACGGTGCGCGACCACCTCCTGCACGCCTTCGCCGAGACCTACTCCCGCTCGCTCCAGGAGACCCTCTACGCCATGGGCTCACGCGTCATCGACCGCTGCCCCGGCATCGACGAGATACGCCTCTCCCTCCCCAACAAGCACCATTTCCTCGTCGACCTCACCCCCTTCGGCCTGGAGAACGACAACGAGGTCTACCACGCGGCCGACCGCCCCTACGGCCTCATCGAGGCGACCGTCCTGCGCGACGGCGCCGAGGCCGCCATACCGGTGGACCTGACGAACCTCTAA
- a CDS encoding 8-oxoguanine deaminase: MAAPPPRIVIENCAVATVDAENTEHASGHVVVAGGRIESVGPGAAPEGLTGVVRRVDGTGHLVTPGLVNTHHHFYQWLTRGLAQDANLFDWLVALYPVWSRIDEPMVYAAARGSLAMMVRGGVTTAADHHYVFPRGCGDLLGAEIRAARELGVRFHATRGSMDLGESAGGLPPDFAVESTEDALIATEAAVDAHHDPSFDSMLRVGVAPCSPFSVTTELLRQAAELARRKGVRLHTHGSETVEEESFCKERFGMGPTDYLESTGWLGDDVWMAHCVHMNAADVAAFARTGTGVAHCPSSNARLAAGTAPVPALLRAGVPVGLGVDGTASNESGELHTELRNALLMHRLAGGEKAMDARTALRLGTHGGATVLGRAAETGSLEAGKLADLVLWKLDGLGHSTIADPVAALVLGPPAPVALSLVGGEAVVEDGRLVTADEDAVAREARLESRRLAAVAARA, from the coding sequence ATGGCAGCGCCCCCGCCCCGCATCGTCATCGAGAACTGCGCCGTCGCCACCGTCGACGCGGAGAACACCGAACACGCCTCGGGCCACGTCGTCGTCGCGGGCGGCCGGATCGAGTCGGTCGGCCCCGGCGCAGCGCCCGAGGGGCTCACCGGCGTCGTCCGGCGCGTCGACGGCACCGGCCACCTCGTGACGCCCGGCCTGGTCAACACCCACCACCACTTCTACCAGTGGCTCACCCGGGGCCTCGCCCAGGACGCCAACCTCTTCGACTGGCTCGTCGCCCTCTACCCCGTCTGGTCCCGCATCGACGAGCCCATGGTGTACGCGGCGGCGCGCGGCTCGCTGGCGATGATGGTCCGCGGCGGGGTCACCACCGCCGCCGACCACCACTACGTCTTCCCCCGGGGCTGCGGCGACCTGCTGGGGGCCGAGATCCGCGCCGCCCGGGAGCTGGGCGTCCGCTTCCACGCCACCCGCGGGTCGATGGACCTCGGGGAGTCCGCCGGCGGGCTGCCCCCCGACTTCGCCGTCGAGAGCACCGAGGACGCCCTCATCGCCACCGAGGCGGCCGTCGACGCCCACCACGACCCCTCCTTCGACTCGATGCTGCGCGTCGGGGTCGCCCCCTGCTCCCCGTTCTCCGTCACCACCGAACTCCTGCGGCAGGCAGCCGAGCTGGCCCGGCGCAAGGGCGTGCGCCTGCACACCCACGGCTCGGAGACCGTCGAGGAGGAGAGCTTCTGCAAGGAGCGCTTCGGGATGGGGCCGACCGACTACCTCGAGTCCACCGGCTGGCTCGGCGACGACGTGTGGATGGCCCACTGCGTCCACATGAACGCCGCCGACGTCGCCGCCTTCGCCCGTACGGGCACGGGAGTGGCCCACTGCCCCTCCTCCAACGCGCGCCTCGCCGCGGGCACCGCACCCGTCCCCGCCCTGCTCCGGGCCGGCGTCCCCGTGGGCCTCGGCGTGGACGGCACCGCCTCCAACGAGTCCGGAGAACTCCACACCGAGCTGCGCAACGCCCTGCTGATGCACCGGCTCGCCGGCGGCGAGAAGGCCATGGACGCGCGGACCGCCCTGCGGCTGGGCACCCACGGCGGCGCCACGGTCCTCGGCCGGGCCGCCGAGACCGGCTCGCTCGAAGCCGGCAAGCTCGCCGACCTGGTCCTGTGGAAGCTCGACGGACTGGGCCACTCCACCATCGCCGACCCGGTCGCCGCCCTCGTCCTCGGCCCGCCCGCGCCGGTCGCCCTCTCGCTCGTCGGCGGCGAGGCGGTGGTGGAGGACGGCCGGCTGGTCACCGCCGACGAGGACGCCGTCGCCCGCGAGGCGCGCCTCGAGTCCCGCCGCCTGGCCGCCGTGGCCGCACGCGCCTGA
- a CDS encoding nucleobase:cation symporter-2 family protein, with translation MTAEPGATERPQERPAPPPGEVHPVDRLPGPGRLLASGFQHVAASYAGVVAPPLVVGAFVGLPPAQTTFLVGAALFTAGLATLLQTIGFWKVGARLPFVNGVSFAGVAPMLAIADARPGHAGALPAIQGAVIVAGVLGFLLAPCFCRLVRFFPPVVSGTVITLIGITLLPVSFGWIQGGHPERPASLTNLGLAGATLVTVLVLRRLLTGFGRQIAILLGLVAGTLLAIPTGAVDTAATRAAAVAGFPEPFHFGHPLFEGPAIVSMCVLMLVCMTESTADMLALGEIVERPADERTIAAGLRADTLGSAVSPLFNGFANSAFAQNVGLVALTGVRSRFTVAACGAMFLLLGLSPVCASLIALVPQPVLGGAGIVLFGTVAASGVNVLRGAGLDRGDNLLIAATSLGVGMIPVVSRTFYANAAVPETLRIILDSGVSAGCLTAVLLNLAFNHLGRRRRPVRGD, from the coding sequence GTGACCGCAGAGCCCGGTGCCACCGAACGCCCCCAGGAACGACCGGCTCCACCACCCGGCGAGGTCCACCCCGTGGACCGCCTGCCCGGCCCGGGCCGGCTGCTGGCGAGCGGCTTCCAGCACGTGGCCGCCAGCTACGCCGGAGTGGTCGCGCCGCCCCTGGTCGTCGGCGCCTTCGTGGGCCTGCCGCCCGCGCAGACCACCTTCCTCGTCGGCGCCGCGCTCTTCACGGCCGGGCTCGCGACCCTGCTCCAGACGATCGGCTTCTGGAAGGTCGGGGCCCGGCTGCCGTTCGTCAACGGCGTCTCCTTCGCGGGCGTCGCGCCGATGCTCGCCATCGCCGACGCACGGCCCGGTCACGCCGGGGCGCTCCCCGCCATCCAGGGCGCCGTCATCGTGGCCGGCGTGCTGGGTTTCCTGCTCGCCCCCTGCTTCTGCCGGCTCGTCCGCTTCTTCCCGCCCGTCGTCAGCGGCACCGTCATCACCCTGATCGGCATCACGCTGCTGCCCGTCTCCTTCGGCTGGATCCAGGGCGGCCACCCCGAGCGGCCCGCCTCCCTCACCAACCTCGGCCTGGCCGGCGCCACCCTGGTGACCGTGCTGGTCCTGCGCCGGCTGCTGACCGGCTTCGGCCGGCAGATCGCCATCCTGCTGGGCCTCGTGGCCGGCACGCTCCTGGCGATACCGACGGGAGCCGTCGACACCGCCGCCACCCGCGCCGCCGCGGTCGCCGGCTTCCCCGAGCCCTTCCACTTCGGCCACCCCCTCTTCGAGGGGCCCGCCATCGTGAGCATGTGCGTCCTGATGCTCGTGTGCATGACCGAGAGCACCGCCGACATGCTGGCCCTCGGCGAGATCGTCGAACGCCCGGCGGACGAGAGGACCATCGCCGCGGGCCTGCGCGCGGACACCCTGGGCAGCGCCGTCAGCCCCTTGTTCAACGGCTTCGCCAACAGCGCCTTCGCGCAGAACGTCGGCCTGGTGGCCCTCACCGGGGTGCGCAGCCGCTTCACCGTGGCCGCGTGCGGGGCGATGTTCCTGCTGCTGGGACTGAGCCCGGTCTGCGCCTCGCTCATCGCGCTCGTCCCCCAGCCGGTCCTCGGCGGCGCCGGCATCGTGCTCTTCGGAACGGTCGCCGCCAGCGGCGTCAACGTCCTGCGGGGAGCCGGCCTCGACCGGGGCGACAACCTGCTGATCGCCGCGACCTCGCTCGGCGTGGGCATGATCCCGGTCGTCTCCAGGACCTTCTACGCCAACGCGGCCGTCCCCGAGACCCTGAGGATCATCCTGGACTCGGGCGTGAGCGCCGGATGCCTGACGGCGGTCCTGCTCAACCTCGCCTTCAACCACCTGGGCCGCCGGCGCCGGCCTGTGCGTGGCGACTAG
- a CDS encoding YfcC family protein: MDQQAGAESPERPPEGRRPFVFPSALTVLAAVTVAVWALTFVIPSGTYRRDPDGNPVHGTYHHEAAAGGFVHRLGELFLSPVNGLYGVRDLATGEITPDAVGALYGSAAVFLFVLAIGAFITVVFATGALDRGIERLAHRLRARGALLIAGVMTVFSLLGTVEGFAEETLGFYGLLVPLMLALGYDRMVATGTIILGAGIGVLASTVNPFATGVASSAAGVSLGDGIALRFTMWLVLTAVTIGYVLRYAHRVRTDPDRSLTGFREGDRELAAQAAEPPELTGLQQTVLVLVTLVFAFMIFSVIPWASALTGKADARPYGWELGWSFGQLSALFITAAVLVGLVARLGEQRLSAALVQGAADFIGPALVIVLARGVTVIMTNAKIIDTVLHSMEGVVSGTPAVAFGILVYVVNLPLAFLIPSTSGHATLAMPILAPLADFAGVARSVVVTAWQAASGWMNLWVPTTAVVVGGVSLAKVGYDRYLRFVWPLLAILAVLVCGFVALGAAFA, from the coding sequence GTGGACCAGCAAGCCGGAGCGGAGTCCCCGGAGCGTCCCCCGGAGGGGAGGCGGCCCTTCGTCTTCCCCAGCGCGCTGACCGTGCTGGCGGCCGTGACCGTCGCCGTCTGGGCCCTCACCTTCGTCATCCCCTCCGGCACCTACCGCCGCGACCCCGACGGCAACCCCGTCCACGGCACGTACCACCACGAGGCGGCCGCCGGCGGCTTCGTCCACCGCCTCGGCGAGCTGTTCCTGTCGCCCGTCAACGGGCTGTACGGCGTCCGGGACCTCGCCACCGGGGAGATCACACCGGACGCCGTGGGGGCCCTCTACGGCAGCGCCGCCGTCTTCCTCTTCGTCCTCGCGATCGGCGCGTTCATCACCGTCGTCTTCGCCACCGGCGCCCTGGACCGGGGCATCGAGCGCCTCGCCCACCGGCTGCGGGCCCGTGGCGCCCTGCTGATCGCCGGGGTCATGACCGTCTTCTCGCTCCTGGGGACGGTCGAGGGGTTCGCCGAGGAGACCCTGGGCTTCTACGGGCTGCTGGTGCCGCTGATGCTGGCGCTCGGCTACGACCGGATGGTGGCCACCGGCACCATCATCCTCGGCGCCGGCATCGGCGTGCTCGCCTCCACCGTCAACCCCTTCGCCACCGGCGTGGCCTCCTCGGCCGCGGGCGTCTCGCTCGGTGACGGCATCGCTCTGCGCTTCACCATGTGGCTCGTCCTCACCGCCGTGACCATCGGCTACGTCCTGCGCTACGCCCACCGCGTGCGCACCGACCCGGACCGCTCGCTGACGGGCTTCCGGGAGGGCGACCGGGAGCTGGCGGCGCAGGCCGCCGAGCCGCCGGAGCTGACGGGTCTGCAGCAGACCGTGCTCGTGCTGGTCACCCTGGTCTTCGCCTTCATGATCTTCTCGGTGATCCCCTGGGCGAGCGCGCTCACGGGCAAGGCGGACGCACGGCCCTACGGCTGGGAACTGGGCTGGTCCTTCGGGCAGTTGTCGGCGCTGTTCATCACTGCCGCCGTGCTCGTCGGACTCGTCGCCCGTCTGGGGGAGCAGCGGCTGAGCGCCGCGCTCGTCCAGGGCGCGGCCGACTTCATCGGACCCGCGCTCGTGATCGTCCTCGCGCGGGGTGTCACGGTCATCATGACCAACGCGAAGATCATCGACACGGTGCTGCACTCGATGGAGGGCGTGGTCTCCGGCACGCCGGCCGTGGCGTTCGGGATCCTCGTCTACGTCGTCAACCTGCCCCTGGCCTTCCTGATCCCCTCGACGTCCGGGCACGCCACGCTCGCCATGCCGATCCTCGCGCCGCTGGCGGACTTCGCGGGCGTCGCCCGCTCGGTGGTGGTCACGGCCTGGCAGGCGGCCAGCGGCTGGATGAACCTGTGGGTCCCCACGACCGCGGTGGTGGTGGGCGGAGTCTCCCTCGCGAAGGTGGGATACGACCGCTACCTGCGGTTCGTGTGGCCGCTGCTGGCGATCCTCGCCGTGCTGGTCTGCGGCTTCGTGGCGCTCGGGGCGGCGTTCGCCTGA
- the alc gene encoding allantoicase, which produces MTTSGISGGTSFTGPAGPYPGGDPYADYRAAAFAFEAWPDLADRRLGAGVIAASDEFFAERENLLTPEAPVFDPAAYGPKGKVMDGWESRRRRGAHAGRPHPDDGEHDWALIRLGVPGAVRGVVVDTAHFRGNHPESVAVEGAALPGTPSPGELLADDVRWTPLVPRTPVGGHAANGFPVDTARRFTHLRLSQFPDGGIARLRVHGEPLPDPAWLAALGTFDLAALEHGGRVEDASDRFFSPPFHSILPGRSRKMSEGWETRRRRDKGHDWVRYRLAGHCVPRAVEIDTGCYVGNAAGWAALSVLDATTGADPVDPTAGWTEVLAPTRLQPDAVHRLALTGVPAATHLRVDIYPDGGIARLRVHGSLTEAGVRGLRRSP; this is translated from the coding sequence ATGACCACGAGCGGCATATCCGGCGGCACGTCGTTCACCGGCCCCGCGGGCCCCTACCCCGGCGGCGACCCGTACGCCGACTACCGCGCCGCCGCCTTCGCCTTCGAGGCGTGGCCCGACCTCGCGGACCGGCGGCTGGGCGCCGGGGTGATCGCCGCCAGCGACGAGTTCTTCGCCGAGCGCGAGAACCTGCTGACGCCGGAGGCCCCCGTCTTCGACCCGGCCGCCTACGGCCCCAAGGGCAAGGTCATGGACGGCTGGGAGTCCCGCCGGCGGCGGGGCGCCCACGCCGGCCGGCCGCATCCCGACGACGGCGAGCACGACTGGGCGCTGATCCGGCTCGGGGTGCCCGGCGCGGTCCGGGGCGTCGTCGTCGACACCGCCCACTTCCGTGGCAACCACCCCGAGTCCGTCGCCGTGGAGGGCGCCGCGCTGCCCGGCACCCCCTCCCCCGGCGAACTCCTCGCCGACGACGTGCGCTGGACGCCCCTCGTCCCCCGCACCCCCGTCGGCGGCCACGCCGCCAACGGCTTTCCCGTCGACACCGCGCGGCGCTTCACCCACCTCAGACTCAGCCAGTTCCCCGACGGCGGCATCGCCCGGCTGCGCGTCCACGGCGAGCCGCTGCCCGACCCCGCCTGGCTCGCGGCCCTGGGCACCTTCGACCTCGCCGCGCTCGAACACGGGGGTCGCGTCGAGGACGCCTCCGACCGCTTCTTCTCCCCGCCGTTCCACAGCATCCTGCCCGGACGCTCCCGGAAGATGAGCGAGGGCTGGGAGACCCGCCGCCGGCGCGACAAGGGGCACGACTGGGTCCGCTACCGCCTGGCCGGGCACTGCGTCCCCCGCGCCGTGGAGATCGACACCGGCTGTTACGTGGGCAACGCGGCGGGCTGGGCGGCCCTGTCGGTGCTCGACGCCACCACGGGGGCGGACCCAGTGGACCCCACGGCCGGCTGGACCGAGGTGCTGGCGCCGACGCGGCTCCAGCCGGACGCGGTGCACCGCCTGGCGCTGACCGGGGTTCCCGCCGCGACGCACCTGCGCGTCGACATCTACCCCGACGGCGGCATCGCCCGCCTGCGCGTGCACGGTTCGCTGACGGAGGCGGGCGTCCGGGGACTGCGCCGCTCCCCCTGA